CCTGCGCTGCGGGATCGTGACGGGAACAATCTCGTCCCTGAAGACACCCGCTTTTTGAGCAGCTTCCCAGCGGCGCTGACTTTCCGCCGCAAACCGGTCCTGGTCAAGCCTCGAAATCGAAAAGTCCTCGGCGACATTATCGGCCGTTTCGGGCATGGAGTGCGTCCCGAACGCATTCTCGAACCGCTTGTTCTTGAAGCGCCAGCCGATGGTCGTGTCATACATTTCCGCATTGCGCGAATAGGCCGTTCCCGCCTTGGCAACGACAAAGGGCGCGCGGCTCATGCTCTCCACACCGCCGGCGAGCATCAGGTTGGCATCGCCTGCACGGATCGTGCGGGCAGCCAGCCCGATCGCGTCCATGCCGGACCCGCACAACCGATTGACGGTCGTGCCGGGAACAGAGACGGGCAATCCTGACAGAAGCACGGCCATGCGCGCCACGTTCCGGTTGTCTTCGCCCGCCTGGTTGGCGCAGCCAAGGATGACGTCATCGACCGCGCCCCAGTCCACATCCGGATTGCGCTCTTTCAGGGCGGCAAGGGGAATCGCGGCCAGTTCATCTGCGCGCACCGATGACAGGGCGCCGCCATAGCGCCCGATCGGGGTACGGACTGCATCGCAGACATAGGCTTCCGGCATTGCTCTCTCCCGCAGCAAACTCGCGGCCAACCCTTATTCGTCGACCGTACGGTCAGCGTTATAGCATCAAAACATCACACTTGAAACCCTAAATCAAAGGAATGTGTGATCCTTTGATACGGAAGCGCCGGAAAGCAGGCGCATTCAGCCGGCGAACGAGAGCGCCTCGCGTCCCAGCCTGTCCAGCCGCAGCTCCGTTACCTCCGTCGCAGACGGCAGCAAGCCGCGGGAATCGCTGAAGGATCCCCCGA
This region of uncultured Roseibium sp. genomic DNA includes:
- the pcaF gene encoding 3-oxoadipyl-CoA thiolase, which gives rise to MPEAYVCDAVRTPIGRYGGALSSVRADELAAIPLAALKERNPDVDWGAVDDVILGCANQAGEDNRNVARMAVLLSGLPVSVPGTTVNRLCGSGMDAIGLAARTIRAGDANLMLAGGVESMSRAPFVVAKAGTAYSRNAEMYDTTIGWRFKNKRFENAFGTHSMPETADNVAEDFSISRLDQDRFAAESQRRWEAAQKAGVFRDEIVPVTIPQRRGEPIIVDTDEHPRPGTSTEALAKLRGVNGADLTVTAGNASGVNDGSAGVIVASEAAARTNGLVPKARVVAMAAAGVPPRIMGIGPGPATRKVLDVAGLTLEQMDVIELNEAFASQSLAVLRELGLPDDAAHVNANGGAIALGHPLGMSGARLVLHAAYQLQRTGGTYALCTMCVGVGQGIALVLERV